Proteins from a genomic interval of Bos mutus isolate GX-2022 chromosome 15, NWIPB_WYAK_1.1, whole genome shotgun sequence:
- the LOC102266219 gene encoding olfactory receptor 5AN1 — protein sequence MIGGGNITEITHFILLGFSDFPRIIVVLFVVFLLIYILTMTWNLSLLILIRMDSHLHTPMYFFLSNLSFMDICYVTSTAPKMLYDFFQERQTITFVACAVQYFVFSTMGLSESCLMTAMAYDRYAAICNPLLYSSVMSPALCGRMVLGSYLAGLSASISQLCAMFQLHFCGPNVINHFFCDLPQLLLLSCTDTFFVQLLTAILTMIFGIINALVIMISYVYIVISIMKVTTASGRSKAFNTCASHLTAVTLFYTSSIFVYLSSSSGGSSSFDRFASVFYTVVIPMLNPLIYSLRNKEIKDALKRLQKKRWCC from the coding sequence AtgattggaggaggaaatatcaCAGAGATCACTCATTTTATCCTGTTGGGATTCTCAGATTTTCCCAGAATCATAGTAGTGCTCTTTGTCGTATTCCTGTTGATATACATTTTGACCATGACTTGGAACCTGTCGCTCCTCATCTTAATAAGAATGgactcccacctccacacccccatgtatttCTTTCTCAGTAACCTGTCCTTCATGGACATCTGCTACGTGACCTCCACAGCCCCCAAGATGCTCTACGACTTCTTCCAGGAGCGGCAAACTATCACCTTTGTGGCTTGTGCTGTTCAGTACTTTGTATTCTCCACCATGGGGTTGAGTGAGTCTTGCCTCATGACCGCCATGGCTTATGACCGATATGCCGCCATTTGTAACCCACTCCTCTATTCGTCAGTCATGTCGCCTGCTCTCTGTGGTCGGATGGTGCTGGGATCCTACTTGGCTGGACTCTCTGCTTCTATATCCCAATTGTGTGCTATGTTCCAGCTCCACTTCTGTGGGCCTAATGTCATCAACCACTTCTTCTGTGACCTGCCCCAGCTGTTACTTCTATCCTGCACTGACACTTTCTTTGTACAACTCTTGACTGCCATATTAACAATGATCTTTGGGATAATAAATGCCTTAGTTATCATGATATCCTATGTCTACATTGTCATCTCCATCATGAAGGTCACGACAGCAAGTGGCAGGTCCAAGGCTTTCAACACCTGTGCTTCCCACCTGACAGCAGTCACTCTCTTCTATACCTCAAGTATCTTTGTCTATTTAAGTTCCAGCTCTGGTGGTTCCTCCAGCTTTGACAGATTTGCATCAGTCTTCTATACGGTGGTGATTCCTATGTTGAATCCTTTGATTTACAGTCTGAggaacaaagaaatcaaagatgcctTGAAGAGGTTGCAAAAGAAGAGATGGTGTTGCTGA
- the OR5A2 gene encoding LOW QUALITY PROTEIN: olfactory receptor 5A2 (The sequence of the model RefSeq protein was modified relative to this genomic sequence to represent the inferred CDS: inserted 5 bases in 4 codons; substituted 1 base at 1 genomic stop codon), which translates to MTWPISVNFAVASFFHLTPKGSRSAAAGRNSTIVTKFILLGFSGQPEMKIFLFALFLGIYLLTLAWNPSLMALVRMDXHLHTPVAVFLSNLSFLDVCXVSSTAAKMLSDIIPERKTVSSMGCAVQCFVFCGLGLAACFLLAAMALDRGAAMCSPLPYTVLVSHTLXLKKAAGAYLGGFLSSLIDTCSVYQHDFCGPNVINHLFCDLPPVLVLSCXDTFASRVVTFLMGVGVGVLSVLVILISYGCIAAAVXIRSARGRTKAFSTCASHLTAGTLFYGSGLFMYMRPSSSYSLDQDKVVSIVSALVIPMINPIIYSLRNKDIKNAMRKAVQRDYVIFHGHCLF; encoded by the exons ATGACTTGGCCAATTTCAGTCAACTTTGCTGTTGCTTCCTTCTTCCACCTCACACCCAAAG GAAGCAGGTCTGCGGCTGCAGGAAGGAACAGCACCATTGTGACAAAATTCATCCTCCTGGGATTTTCAGGGCAGCCTGAaatgaagatttttctttttgcattattTCTGGGCATTTACCTCCTGACCCTCGCCTGGAACCCGAGCCTCATGGCCCTCGTCAGGATGG TCCACCTGCACACGCCCGTGGCCGTCTTCCTCAGTAACCTGTCCTTCCTGGATGTCT ATGTGTCCTCCACAGCCGCCAAGATGCTCTCTGACATCATCCCGGAGCGGAAAACCGTCTCCTCGATGGGCTGTGCCGTGCAGTGCTTTGTCTTCTGCGGGCTGGGGCTGGCTGCCTGCTTCCTGTTGGCGGCCATGGCACTTGATCGCGGTGCTGCGATGTGCAGCCCGCTGCCCTACACGGTCCTCGTATCTCACACCCTTTGATTAAAGAAGGCGGCCGGAGCCTACTTGGGTGGGTTCCTCAGTTCTTTGATTGACACCTGCTCCGTCTATCAGCACGATTTCTGCGGGCCCAACGTGATCAACCACCTCTTCTGTGACCTTCCTCCAGTCCTGGTTCTGTCCTG TGATACTTTTGCCAGCCGGGTGGTGACCTTCCTCATGGGTGTGGGCGTTGGGGTGCTGTCTGTCCTTGTGATCCTCATCTCTTATGGTTGCATTGCTGCTGCCG CTATCAGGTCAGCTAGAGGGAGGACCAAGGCCTTCAGCACCTGTGCCTCTCATCTGACTGCTGGGACCCTCTTCTATGGTTCTGGTCTCTTCATGTACATGCGACCTAGTTCCAGCTACTCCCTGGACCAGGACAAGGTGGTGTCCATAGTCTCTGCTCTGGTGATTCCTATGATAAATCCCATCATCTACAGTCTTAGGAACAAGGACATTAAAAATGCCATGAGGAAAGCTGTGCAAAGGGATTATGTAATTTTTCATGGGCATTGCCTTTTCTGA